A single window of Synechococcus sp. CBW1004 DNA harbors:
- the rimK gene encoding 30S ribosomal protein S6--L-glutamate ligase encodes MRIVLLANNPDLYSNRRLIEAGEERGHSMQFLNIRQCYIRLDPSNPEVHYRGGEVLGPVDAVIPRIRPSVTFFGCAVTRQFESMGVEVLNSSKAIAASRDKLFASQEFVRCGLNTPITGFADSPLDTVDLIRMVGGAPLIVKLLEGAQGKGVVLAETDKAAESVINALQSLDANLLVQEFIKEAGGSDLRCFVVGGKVVAAIERRAAAGEYRANLHQGGTARAVQLEAAEKQLAIKACKALGLDVAGVDILRSHRGPLLLEVNSSPGLQGIETATGKDLAGMMIQKLERKLGWERPGMGGAAAAASA; translated from the coding sequence CTGCGCATCGTGCTGCTGGCGAACAATCCTGATCTGTACAGCAACCGGCGCCTGATCGAGGCCGGAGAGGAACGTGGCCATTCGATGCAGTTCCTCAACATCCGGCAGTGCTATATCCGGCTCGATCCCAGCAATCCCGAAGTCCACTACCGCGGCGGCGAAGTTCTCGGCCCCGTGGATGCGGTGATCCCTCGGATCCGCCCGAGCGTGACCTTCTTCGGCTGTGCCGTGACCCGCCAGTTCGAATCGATGGGGGTGGAGGTGCTCAACAGTTCCAAGGCGATCGCTGCCTCCCGCGACAAGCTGTTCGCCTCCCAGGAGTTCGTGCGCTGTGGGCTCAACACCCCGATCACCGGCTTCGCCGATTCCCCGCTCGACACCGTCGACCTGATCCGGATGGTGGGCGGCGCCCCCCTGATCGTGAAGCTGCTCGAAGGCGCCCAGGGCAAGGGGGTCGTGCTGGCGGAGACCGACAAGGCCGCCGAGAGCGTGATCAACGCCCTGCAGAGCCTCGACGCCAACCTGCTGGTGCAGGAGTTCATCAAGGAGGCGGGCGGCAGCGATCTGCGCTGCTTCGTGGTGGGCGGCAAGGTGGTGGCCGCGATCGAGCGCCGGGCTGCCGCGGGCGAGTACCGCGCCAACCTGCATCAGGGAGGCACAGCGCGGGCGGTGCAGCTCGAAGCGGCGGAGAAGCAGCTGGCGATCAAGGCCTGCAAGGCCCTCGGCCTAGATGTGGCCGGCGTGGACATCCTGCGCTCCCATCGCGGCCCGCTGCTACTGGAGGTGAATTCCAGCCCCGGACTGCAGGGGATCGAAACTGCCACCGGCAAGGATCTGGCCGGAATGATGATCCAGAAGCTGGAGCGGAAGCTGGGTTGGGAGCGGCCGGGTATGGGCGGCGCTGCGGCCGCAGCGTCGGCCTGA
- a CDS encoding Txe/YoeB family addiction module toxin produces MSWTVLFTKQAQKDARKLASASPALKQKAQALLDLLAVDPYQQPPPYEALVGELRGACSRRINIQQRLVYQVLEEERIVKVLRLWSHYE; encoded by the coding sequence GTGAGCTGGACGGTTCTCTTCACCAAGCAGGCCCAGAAGGACGCCCGCAAGCTCGCCTCGGCTTCTCCGGCGCTCAAGCAGAAAGCCCAGGCCCTGCTGGATCTCCTGGCCGTTGACCCCTATCAGCAGCCACCGCCCTATGAAGCCCTCGTCGGGGAGCTGCGCGGAGCCTGCTCACGGCGCATCAACATCCAGCAACGGCTCGTTTACCAGGTGCTGGAGGAGGAGCGGATCGTGAAGGTGCTGCGCCTCTGGAGCCACTACGAGTAA
- the ndk gene encoding nucleoside-diphosphate kinase, producing the protein MAAERTFIAIKPDGVQRGLVGEILGRFERKGFKLVGLKQLTPSRELAESHYCVHRERPFFAGLVEFITSGPVVAMVWEGDGVIASARRMIGATKPLEAEPGTIRGDLAVNIGRNVIHGSDGPETALFEIGLWFQPSELSDWTPSDQAWRIEG; encoded by the coding sequence ATGGCCGCCGAGCGCACCTTCATCGCCATCAAGCCCGACGGGGTGCAGCGGGGCCTGGTGGGCGAGATCCTCGGTCGCTTCGAGCGCAAGGGCTTCAAGCTGGTGGGCCTCAAGCAGCTCACCCCCAGCCGTGAGCTGGCCGAGAGCCACTACTGCGTGCACCGCGAGCGCCCCTTCTTTGCTGGCCTGGTGGAGTTCATCACCAGCGGCCCGGTCGTGGCGATGGTGTGGGAAGGCGATGGCGTGATCGCCAGCGCCCGCAGGATGATCGGCGCCACCAAGCCGCTGGAGGCCGAGCCCGGCACGATCCGCGGCGACTTGGCCGTGAACATCGGCCGCAACGTCATCCACGGCTCCGACGGCCCCGAGACCGCCCTCTTTGAGATCGGTCTGTGGTTCCAGCCCTCCGAGCTGAGCGACTGGACCCCTTCCGATCAGGCCTGGCGCATCGAGGGCTGA
- a CDS encoding type II toxin-antitoxin system Phd/YefM family antitoxin, producing the protein MAEARTQLSSLLDAVEAGEAVVSTRRCKPLAELVPRCNVHDLLPQLAALRGSLPEQPTTGVETMRAFWDEPGA; encoded by the coding sequence GTGGCGGAAGCCAGGACCCAGCTCTCCAGCCTGCTGGATGCGGTGGAGGCCGGCGAGGCCGTGGTGAGCACCCGCCGCTGCAAACCCCTCGCCGAGCTGGTGCCCCGCTGCAACGTGCATGACCTGCTGCCCCAGCTGGCAGCCCTCCGTGGCTCGTTGCCCGAGCAACCGACCACTGGCGTGGAGACCATGCGGGCGTTCTGGGATGAGCCCGGCGCCTGA
- a CDS encoding FAD-dependent oxidoreductase yields MAERVLILGGGLMGLAIAHQLARRGRAVQVLSRRRSEAAGFVAAGMLAPHAEGLAGDLLRLGQAGLERVPAWVAAVEGDSGLGCGLRQCGIVVPFASAAERDGFATGPYGQPLDRAGLERELPGIGPRWQAGWLFPQDGQIDNRRRLMRALERACVALGVHFQEGTEVEGLERDGSGSLRAVRLRTAEGERRTLEATQAVLACGAWSARLLPELPVFPVKGQMLSLQAPRGALSRVIFGPGTYLVPRQDGLVVVGATSEPEAGFCEGLTPAGQRQLQSGIEALLPEAAGWPPMERWWGFRPCTPDEGPLLGASPIPGLWLATGHHRNGVLLAAITAELVAGVIGGTLAQEEQDLVEAFRWNRDATRTPTHREPA; encoded by the coding sequence ATGGCGGAGCGAGTGCTGATCCTGGGCGGCGGCCTGATGGGCCTGGCGATCGCCCACCAGCTGGCCCGCCGCGGCCGGGCCGTGCAGGTGCTCAGCCGCCGCCGCAGCGAGGCGGCCGGCTTTGTGGCGGCCGGGATGCTGGCGCCCCATGCCGAGGGGCTGGCCGGCGATCTGCTGCGGCTGGGTCAGGCCGGCCTGGAGCGGGTGCCGGCCTGGGTGGCGGCGGTGGAGGGCGACAGCGGCCTGGGCTGCGGCCTGCGCCAGTGCGGCATCGTCGTGCCGTTCGCCTCGGCGGCCGAGCGCGACGGGTTCGCCACCGGCCCATACGGGCAGCCCCTCGATCGCGCTGGCCTGGAGCGGGAACTGCCGGGCATCGGTCCCCGCTGGCAGGCGGGGTGGCTCTTCCCCCAGGACGGCCAGATCGACAACCGCCGCCGGCTGATGCGGGCCCTCGAGCGGGCCTGTGTGGCGCTGGGCGTGCACTTTCAGGAGGGCACGGAGGTGGAGGGCCTCGAGCGCGATGGATCGGGCAGCCTGCGGGCCGTCAGGCTGCGCACCGCGGAGGGGGAGCGGCGCACGCTGGAGGCCACCCAGGCGGTTCTGGCCTGCGGCGCCTGGAGTGCCCGGCTGCTGCCGGAGCTGCCGGTGTTCCCGGTGAAGGGGCAGATGCTGTCGCTGCAGGCTCCCCGCGGTGCCCTGAGCCGGGTGATCTTCGGCCCGGGCACCTATCTGGTGCCGCGACAGGACGGCCTGGTGGTGGTGGGCGCCACCAGCGAACCGGAAGCGGGCTTCTGCGAAGGACTGACACCGGCGGGCCAGCGCCAGCTGCAGAGCGGCATCGAGGCGCTGCTGCCCGAGGCCGCCGGCTGGCCACCGATGGAGCGCTGGTGGGGCTTCCGCCCCTGCACCCCCGACGAGGGCCCCCTGCTGGGCGCGAGCCCGATCCCGGGGCTGTGGCTGGCGACAGGCCATCACCGCAACGGCGTGCTGCTGGCGGCGATCACGGCCGAGCTGGTCGCAGGGGTGATCGGGGGGACGCTGGCGCAGGAGGAACAGGATCTGGTGGAGGCGTTCCGCTGGAATCGCGACGCGACCAGGACACCCACGCATCGGGAACCGGCCTGA
- the gatB gene encoding Asp-tRNA(Asn)/Glu-tRNA(Gln) amidotransferase subunit GatB: MAAATQTAPSTGASTAGDGAAWEAVIGLETHVQLGTASKIFTNASTSFGDDPNTHIDPVVCGLPGTLPVLNQKVLEYAVKAAMALNLKIAEHCKFDRKQYFYPDLPKNYQISQYDEPIAEDGWIEVEVAEKGKETYLKTIGIERLHMEEDAGKLVHAGSDRLAGSTHSLVDYNRAGVALAEIVSKPDLRTGREAAEYASEIRRIMRYLGVSDGNMQEGSLRCDVNISVRRGPDAPFGTKVEIKNMNSFNAIQRACEYEIQRQIKAYEAGEPVVQETRLWDEAKQITKSMRSKEGASDYRYFPDPDLGPIEVNAEQREAWRSEMPELPAERRHRYAEQLGLSQYDARVLTEERSMADYFEATVAAGADAKAAANWLSGDIAAHVNANRLSYDTLPLRPEQLAEMVQLIEKGVISGKIAKEILPELLEKGGSAKAIVEERGLGMISDPKAIEAIVDALLAAHPEEVEAFRGGKTKLQGFFVGQLMKQTGGKADPKLANQILSSKLKG; the protein is encoded by the coding sequence ATGGCAGCGGCGACGCAGACAGCCCCCTCCACCGGTGCCAGCACCGCTGGCGACGGCGCGGCCTGGGAGGCGGTGATCGGCCTGGAGACCCACGTGCAGCTGGGCACCGCCAGCAAGATCTTCACCAACGCCTCCACCAGCTTCGGCGACGACCCCAACACCCACATCGATCCGGTGGTGTGCGGCCTGCCGGGCACCCTGCCGGTGCTCAATCAGAAGGTGCTCGAATATGCGGTGAAGGCGGCGATGGCGCTGAACCTGAAGATTGCCGAGCACTGCAAGTTCGACCGCAAGCAGTACTTCTATCCCGACCTGCCCAAGAACTACCAGATCTCCCAGTACGACGAACCGATCGCCGAGGATGGCTGGATCGAGGTGGAGGTGGCCGAGAAGGGCAAGGAGACCTATCTCAAGACCATCGGCATCGAGCGTCTCCACATGGAGGAAGATGCCGGCAAGCTCGTGCATGCCGGCAGTGACCGCCTGGCCGGTTCCACCCATTCGCTGGTGGATTACAACCGCGCCGGCGTGGCCCTGGCCGAGATCGTCAGCAAGCCGGATCTGCGCACCGGCCGCGAGGCGGCGGAATACGCCTCCGAAATCCGGCGCATCATGCGCTATCTGGGCGTGAGCGACGGCAACATGCAGGAGGGATCGCTGCGCTGCGACGTCAACATCTCCGTGCGCCGTGGGCCCGATGCGCCCTTCGGCACGAAGGTGGAGATCAAGAACATGAACTCCTTCAACGCCATTCAGCGGGCGTGTGAGTACGAGATTCAGCGTCAGATCAAGGCCTATGAGGCCGGTGAACCCGTGGTGCAGGAGACGCGCCTGTGGGATGAGGCCAAGCAGATCACCAAGAGCATGCGCTCCAAGGAGGGGGCCAGCGATTACCGCTATTTCCCTGACCCCGATCTGGGGCCGATCGAGGTGAACGCCGAGCAGCGTGAAGCCTGGCGCTCCGAGATGCCTGAACTGCCGGCCGAACGCCGCCATCGCTACGCCGAGCAGCTGGGCCTGTCGCAATACGACGCCCGCGTGCTCACCGAAGAGCGCTCCATGGCTGACTATTTCGAGGCCACCGTCGCAGCCGGCGCCGATGCCAAGGCGGCGGCCAACTGGCTCAGCGGCGACATCGCCGCCCATGTGAACGCCAATCGCCTCAGCTACGACACGCTGCCGCTCCGGCCCGAGCAGCTGGCCGAGATGGTGCAGCTGATCGAGAAGGGGGTGATCAGCGGCAAGATCGCCAAGGAGATCCTCCCGGAACTGCTGGAGAAGGGTGGTTCCGCGAAGGCGATCGTCGAGGAGCGCGGGCTGGGCATGATCAGCGATCCAAAGGCGATCGAAGCGATCGTCGATGCCCTGCTGGCGGCCCA
- a CDS encoding adenylate/guanylate cyclase domain-containing protein, with protein MAGAPGRRLGWQRDASARRGPLAELPPWLRLWRRGARRASTVTAAGGGRAPGWRALATLALLLPLVSALPPLAGAPPGRVLVAVDSQLFAWAFRLRGVRPAPVDPLILAIDAESLALADLLSPEERAASPLLRAMGPWPWPRALQAELAAWVLERGAAQVVFNIVHSQPSRFGPADDRAFVARLSPWRDRLVLAVAFARSVQDGVESRRLLGPSAAAWPAGRLPRLGLTTLLQSPQGLSEAIPGRAWWQENLAGFASPWPRPLPYALTTTPLPEAPLLIDYPGPAGTIARVSAWRIEQQPAALWRGRTVILGATAPELGDQQETPFGPQSGTDIEAAALASVLSGSGRWPLGTAGSIVLLSLWGLLSWVLLRRGGQSRQTLALASALAAGALLLSAVAWGLARRQLPVSALLLAPLLAGATRAGGQGLREQRERAFLHQLLARRISPSLLQDILRQPGPIWTQVGGSRCRCVVLFTDLVGFTELSARLEPAPLFALLNRYFEAIAAAVIEQQGLVDKFIGDALMAEFGVPRSRGDAIEALAAATAAVAMQRRLAVLNGNLEQQGLPTLRQGIGLHVGEVIAGNLGSSQRLEFTVVGATVNLACRLEALTRRFPEHPVLISAELRALLPPDWPVLDLGEQRLKGWPEPVAVFALGDPGADGAPNGAAGMGQGAGP; from the coding sequence GTGGCGGGGGCCCCTGGTCGTCGGCTCGGGTGGCAGCGCGATGCGTCCGCTCGTCGTGGCCCCCTCGCTGAGCTGCCGCCCTGGCTGCGCCTGTGGCGCCGTGGGGCGCGGCGTGCCTCGACGGTCACCGCCGCGGGGGGCGGCCGGGCTCCCGGCTGGAGGGCGTTGGCGACCCTGGCCCTGCTGCTGCCGCTGGTCTCGGCGCTGCCGCCGCTGGCCGGCGCGCCGCCGGGTCGCGTTCTGGTGGCTGTCGACAGTCAGCTGTTCGCCTGGGCCTTCCGTCTGCGCGGCGTGCGTCCCGCCCCTGTCGACCCGCTGATCCTGGCGATCGATGCCGAGTCGCTCGCCCTGGCCGATCTGCTCTCGCCCGAAGAGCGCGCCGCCTCGCCGCTGCTGCGGGCCATGGGGCCGTGGCCCTGGCCGCGGGCTCTGCAGGCGGAGCTGGCCGCCTGGGTGCTGGAACGGGGCGCCGCGCAGGTGGTGTTCAACATCGTCCACAGCCAGCCGAGCCGTTTCGGACCCGCCGACGACCGGGCCTTCGTGGCGCGACTGTCCCCCTGGCGCGACCGCCTGGTGCTGGCGGTGGCGTTCGCGCGCAGCGTGCAGGACGGGGTGGAGAGCCGCAGGCTGCTCGGCCCGTCGGCGGCGGCCTGGCCCGCTGGGCGCCTGCCGCGGCTGGGCCTCACCACCCTGCTGCAGAGCCCCCAGGGCCTGAGCGAGGCGATCCCCGGTCGCGCCTGGTGGCAGGAGAACCTCGCCGGTTTCGCCTCACCCTGGCCCCGGCCGCTGCCCTATGCCCTCACCACCACGCCGCTGCCCGAGGCACCGCTGCTGATCGATTACCCGGGGCCTGCCGGCACGATCGCCCGCGTCAGCGCCTGGCGCATCGAGCAGCAGCCCGCTGCGCTCTGGCGCGGCCGCACCGTGATCCTCGGCGCCACCGCACCGGAGCTGGGCGACCAGCAGGAGACTCCCTTCGGTCCCCAGAGCGGCACCGACATCGAGGCCGCAGCCCTGGCCTCCGTGCTGTCGGGATCGGGGCGCTGGCCCCTGGGCACCGCCGGGTCCATCGTTCTGCTGTCGCTGTGGGGGCTGCTCAGCTGGGTGCTGCTGCGCCGCGGCGGGCAGTCCCGTCAGACGCTGGCCCTGGCGTCGGCTCTGGCGGCCGGCGCCCTGCTGCTCAGTGCCGTCGCCTGGGGCCTGGCCCGCCGTCAGCTGCCCGTTTCGGCCCTGCTGCTGGCGCCGCTGCTGGCGGGGGCCACGCGGGCCGGCGGTCAGGGGCTGCGCGAACAGCGCGAGCGGGCCTTTCTGCATCAGCTGCTGGCGCGGCGCATCTCGCCGTCGCTGCTGCAGGACATCCTGCGCCAGCCCGGCCCGATCTGGACCCAGGTGGGCGGCAGCCGTTGCCGCTGTGTGGTGCTGTTCACCGATCTGGTGGGGTTCACGGAACTGAGCGCCCGCCTGGAGCCGGCGCCGCTGTTCGCCCTGCTCAACCGCTACTTTGAGGCGATCGCGGCGGCCGTGATCGAGCAGCAGGGCCTGGTGGACAAGTTCATCGGCGATGCGCTGATGGCCGAATTCGGGGTGCCCCGCAGCCGCGGTGACGCCATCGAGGCGCTGGCGGCCGCGACCGCGGCCGTGGCGATGCAGCGCCGTCTGGCCGTGCTCAACGGCAACCTGGAACAGCAGGGCCTGCCGACGCTGCGGCAGGGGATCGGTCTGCACGTCGGTGAGGTGATCGCCGGCAACCTGGGCAGCAGCCAGCGCCTGGAATTCACTGTGGTCGGGGCAACCGTGAACCTGGCCTGCCGCCTGGAGGCGCTCACCCGCCGCTTCCCGGAGCATCCGGTCCTGATCAGCGCCGAGCTGCGCGCCCTGTTGCCGCCCGACTGGCCGGTGCTGGATCTGGGCGAGCAGCGGCTGAAGGGCTGGCCGGAGCCGGTCGCGGTGTTTGCCCTTGGGGATCCAGGTGCTGACGGTGCCCCGAACGGGGCGGCGGGGATGGGCCAGGGCGCGGGTCCCTGA
- a CDS encoding methylglyoxal synthase — protein MNNPAPINNCLWQTLLSLAEPEDREPGTTLLEQGQPPGGVFLLEQGALQVDLAMGTCLTLPAATLVGEMSFLSAQPARARVSCLEACRLRRIDVKDLWSWVATQPEQGHHVIEGLAGLAMQRLQGQFHQDGYVALVAHDGRKPDLLRVAGEWVDLLQSRPLLTTAHTGTLLEQQLGLRVSRRVSSGPLGGDQEVGSLVVAGLVAAVLFFPDPLSSQPHSADVAALLRVCDVCGVPLATNPGSARLLLQALARPEAQPSMRQA, from the coding sequence GTGAACAACCCCGCACCCATCAACAACTGCCTCTGGCAAACGCTGCTCAGCCTGGCGGAACCCGAAGATCGCGAGCCTGGCACAACACTTCTGGAACAGGGGCAACCACCCGGTGGCGTGTTCCTTCTCGAGCAGGGCGCCCTGCAGGTGGATCTGGCCATGGGCACGTGCCTCACCCTGCCTGCGGCGACGCTGGTTGGGGAGATGTCGTTTCTCTCGGCGCAGCCGGCACGGGCCCGGGTGAGCTGCCTTGAAGCCTGCCGACTGCGGCGGATCGACGTGAAGGACCTCTGGAGCTGGGTAGCGACCCAGCCGGAACAGGGACACCACGTGATCGAAGGCCTGGCTGGTCTGGCGATGCAGCGCCTGCAGGGACAGTTTCATCAGGACGGCTACGTGGCCCTGGTGGCCCATGACGGACGCAAGCCTGATCTGCTGCGCGTGGCGGGTGAGTGGGTGGACCTGCTGCAGAGCCGACCTCTGCTGACCACCGCCCACACCGGGACATTGCTTGAACAACAACTGGGCCTTCGCGTCAGCAGGCGCGTCAGTTCTGGCCCGCTCGGCGGTGATCAGGAGGTGGGATCGCTGGTGGTGGCCGGCCTGGTGGCGGCCGTGCTGTTCTTCCCCGATCCCCTCAGCAGCCAGCCGCACAGTGCGGATGTCGCAGCCCTGCTGCGCGTCTGCGACGTCTGCGGCGTGCCGCTGGCCACCAATCCCGGCTCGGCCCGGCTGCTGCTGCAGGCCCTGGCGCGACCGGAGGCTCAGCCCTCGATGCGCCAGGCCTGA
- a CDS encoding FecR family protein: MALPSRRTLLLALALAPLALRMTALAAGRDPQVVAVPSRPAFVQLPGRAERQAVVGQSLLPDTVLRTRTPGRLQVRLADGRSFRMGGDALLRLDRDALALQRGQLIAWVNPGSKGQGTLRVRTRVATASIEGTTVFLEVGEREVKVFSWEGRVRVSTGAGTGKGFVLEGGQELLFRDGTWQPPRRLSREEARTRLSRSLLLNDFPAPMETLPLIRRTLGLGPQAAATPAAPSAPTPVAAASPAAGR; encoded by the coding sequence GTGGCCTTGCCTTCACGCCGCACCCTGCTGCTCGCGCTGGCCCTGGCGCCGCTGGCGCTGCGGATGACGGCGCTTGCCGCCGGGCGCGATCCCCAGGTGGTGGCGGTGCCGTCGCGCCCTGCCTTCGTGCAGCTGCCCGGTCGCGCCGAGCGGCAGGCGGTGGTGGGCCAGTCCCTGCTTCCCGACACGGTGCTGCGCACCCGCACGCCGGGGCGGTTGCAGGTGCGCCTGGCCGATGGCCGCAGCTTCCGCATGGGGGGCGACGCTCTGCTGCGCCTCGACCGCGATGCGCTGGCGCTGCAGCGGGGCCAGCTGATCGCCTGGGTGAACCCCGGTTCCAAGGGGCAGGGCACGCTGCGGGTGCGCACCCGGGTCGCCACCGCCTCGATCGAGGGCACCACCGTGTTCCTGGAGGTGGGAGAGCGCGAGGTGAAGGTGTTCAGCTGGGAGGGGCGGGTGCGGGTGTCCACCGGCGCCGGCACCGGCAAGGGCTTCGTGCTCGAGGGCGGCCAGGAGCTGCTGTTCCGTGACGGCACCTGGCAGCCCCCCCGCCGTCTCAGCCGTGAGGAGGCGCGCACCCGTCTGTCCCGCAGCCTGCTGCTCAACGACTTCCCGGCTCCGATGGAGACGCTGCCGCTGATCCGCCGCACACTCGGCCTCGGCCCGCAGGCGGCTGCGACTCCGGCCGCCCCGTCTGCGCCGACACCCGTCGCTGCTGCTTCGCCCGCTGCGGGCCGGTGA
- a CDS encoding TA system VapC family ribonuclease toxin codes for MTPDVNVLVAASRSDHPHHLTALAWLNEALESCAQGERLRLLPMVTAGFLRLVTHPRVFVEPTPSEAAHAFLGALLQAEGVELLTLGKEWPLLEPLCHEHQLTGNAISEGWIAAAVLARQECLVTFDRDFRRLLPGRQLLLLVA; via the coding sequence ATGACGCCGGATGTGAACGTGCTGGTGGCGGCCTCCCGCTCGGATCATCCGCACCACCTGACGGCCCTCGCCTGGCTGAACGAGGCGCTGGAGAGCTGCGCACAGGGCGAGCGCCTGCGTTTGCTGCCGATGGTGACAGCCGGGTTTCTACGCCTGGTGACCCACCCACGCGTGTTCGTCGAACCGACACCGTCGGAGGCGGCCCACGCGTTTCTCGGAGCCCTGCTGCAGGCAGAGGGAGTGGAGCTGCTGACGCTGGGGAAGGAATGGCCGCTACTCGAACCGCTCTGCCATGAGCACCAGCTGACGGGCAACGCGATCAGCGAAGGCTGGATCGCTGCCGCTGTGCTCGCCCGCCAGGAATGCCTGGTGACCTTTGACCGCGACTTCAGGCGCCTGCTGCCAGGGAGGCAGTTGCTGCTGCTGGTGGCCTGA